Within the Erigeron canadensis isolate Cc75 chromosome 6, C_canadensis_v1, whole genome shotgun sequence genome, the region CTAGAGTTGACTGCTGAGATTTTCTTGCCGAATTGTAAACTAAAAAAAGAAGCCCATATTACTATTTGCGATTACAAGTTAGTATGTTACAACCCAAAACCTCGACAACATATGGGCCTAATTTGGACAAGATGGTCCTAACCTCAATACGCCATGGTCCTAATTCGCAGGAAATGACGggatttaataatttattttactaaACTATATTATGGATTTAGTTCACtaaatttttctatttttgaagTAGATactatgaaaataattaaagatGATCAAATTTAGATACTATAGAatttattacaaatttaaaattgatataccAAATTTAGGATGATTACAAAGTTATCAAATTGTAAGAAACAATACAGCAAGCTAATTATCAATTAGTCATTTGTAATGAATGCGAAAAAAACTTCCTTTTATAATAAATCTCACTAATCGAAACACAATCTGTGTGCTATAATATAAGATTTAGTTTGTTAATCAATCCCTAATACCCAATTACAACCCTTTTATATATTGCATTACATTATGATCACTTGATTACTTCCATTAACAAGCCACAATGAACATCAACAGTTTCCCTAATGATTCCATGAAGAAAAAGGCATCAAAAGGCAGAAAAAAGATCGAGATCAAGAAGATTCAACATGTAAGCAACCTTCAAGTCACATTCTCCAAACGTCGTACCGGGCTCTTCAAAAAAGCAAGTGAACTTTGCGTTTTGACTGGAGCCCAGATAGCCATTCTTGCTCGTTCTCCTGGTGATCGTATTTATGCTTTTGGGCATCCATCTGCTGACGTTCTTATCGAACGTTATCTCAATACCATTGACCCTACTAAAAACGACAACAATGCATCATCATCCGATGGGTCATCCACATCAAGTGCTCAGATACCACAACCACCGGTGAAAGAGTTTAACCGGCATTATATGGAGGTTTCAAAAGAGTTGGAGGTTGAGAAGAAGCGGAAAGATATGATAATAGAGTCAAGGATGGTCAACAATAGTGGACTTCCGTGGTACGAAGAAGAGAATCTAGATGGGTTTGATGTTGATGAACTAGAGCAGTATCTTTCGACTTTGGTGGAAATGAAAAGGAAGGTTTTAGTAAGAGctgatgaattgatgatgatcCAGAAAACCCCTGCTTTTTTGAGTCCGAATATGTTGGATCATATTCGT harbors:
- the LOC122602530 gene encoding agamous-like MADS-box protein AGL62 is translated as MKKKASKGRKKIEIKKIQHVSNLQVTFSKRRTGLFKKASELCVLTGAQIAILARSPGDRIYAFGHPSADVLIERYLNTIDPTKNDNNASSSDGSSTSSAQIPQPPVKEFNRHYMEVSKELEVEKKRKDMIIESRMVNNSGLPWYEEENLDGFDVDELEQYLSTLVEMKRKVLVRADELMMIQKTPAFLSPNMLDHIRSGPNMLDRIGGALNMLDIGGNGPNMMQNGGGGHGGYTNNDMIRNTMIPNNGGMPPQSFDFGNFLK